Proteins encoded together in one Halothermothrix orenii H 168 window:
- a CDS encoding outer membrane lipoprotein-sorting protein, with amino-acid sequence MFNKTTRILLLIMTMTVVFSSLSIAITPEEIINRRDDNEYVRSAKIESEMIIIKGNRKIIKTMVSITDGKNALVEFINPLDRGTKFLKRDDNLFMFFPDAEDIVKISGHMLEQGIMGSDLSYKDIMESDKLTELYDFKILREEEYQGRPCYVMEGIAREGAEVSYYRRVAWIDKERFIGLKEELYARSGRLLKVMKVDKVEEIEGRYYPTEYITEDKLIKNSRTIFRVKSINFNPEIPENTFTLQNLN; translated from the coding sequence ATGTTTAATAAAACTACTAGAATACTATTACTGATAATGACAATGACTGTTGTGTTTTCTAGCCTGTCTATAGCCATAACACCTGAAGAGATTATAAACAGGCGGGATGATAATGAATATGTCCGGTCAGCTAAAATTGAGTCTGAAATGATAATTATTAAAGGTAACAGGAAGATTATTAAAACCATGGTCTCAATAACAGATGGGAAAAATGCCCTGGTGGAGTTTATTAATCCCCTCGACAGGGGGACTAAATTTTTGAAGAGGGATGACAACCTCTTTATGTTCTTCCCCGACGCCGAGGACATTGTAAAGATATCGGGCCATATGCTGGAACAGGGTATTATGGGGAGTGATCTCTCCTATAAGGATATTATGGAATCAGACAAATTAACCGAACTTTATGATTTTAAAATATTGAGAGAAGAGGAATATCAGGGGCGCCCCTGTTATGTAATGGAAGGTATAGCCCGGGAAGGGGCCGAGGTTTCCTATTACAGGAGGGTAGCCTGGATAGATAAAGAGCGTTTTATTGGCCTTAAGGAAGAGCTATATGCCCGGAGTGGCCGGTTATTAAAGGTTATGAAGGTTGATAAGGTTGAAGAGATTGAGGGGCGGTACTATCCGACTGAGTATATTACTGAAGATAAACTAATAAAAAACTCACGGACCATCTTCAGGGTTAAATCAATTAATTTTAATCCCGAAATACCGGAAAACACCTTTACTCTGCAAAATTTAAACTGA
- a CDS encoding ABC transporter permease → MKYLAKLAYKNLYRQKLRTAVSIAAIVFSVAVVVFARGLISGFIGSIYSDYIYYDSGHIRIVKQEYLKKERLLSLAYPVDGFEGEGISSMVARLEELEGINMALPRLKFGAVVSTDDELIKMMGWGVDPEKEKEFTDIDELLVEGRFPRRGMKEIVLGSELLAKLDKGVGEKVTVLYTTSFNSFQATTFKIVGRIESGLKLLNETVFMVPLDVAQKALYMPDQATELLLVTPDLNRAGEYLPGIRKVFERQGGLNNYAIRAWDDSSGMIRLMKMAENIYNVIYVFLVVLASFVVINSMIMIVKERTREIGMMSALGLGKRQILQLFVLEGGVMGVVGSFIGALLGGLITRVVAVTGIDYTKALEGMGEDILMRPVIYPVFSFDNMIFAFVLGVVVTSLACLIPARRAARLKPTEALREI, encoded by the coding sequence GTGAAATATCTGGCAAAACTGGCCTATAAAAACCTTTACCGGCAAAAACTGAGGACGGCTGTTTCCATTGCTGCTATTGTCTTCTCGGTTGCGGTGGTTGTTTTTGCCCGGGGTTTGATTTCTGGTTTTATAGGATCGATTTATTCTGATTATATATATTATGACAGTGGCCATATTAGAATTGTTAAACAGGAATACTTAAAAAAAGAGAGGTTATTATCACTGGCCTATCCGGTTGATGGTTTTGAGGGGGAAGGCATATCCTCGATGGTGGCCAGACTGGAAGAACTGGAAGGTATAAATATGGCTTTGCCCCGGCTTAAATTTGGGGCAGTTGTCAGTACTGATGATGAACTTATTAAGATGATGGGCTGGGGTGTTGATCCGGAGAAGGAAAAGGAGTTTACTGATATTGATGAACTACTGGTTGAAGGCAGGTTTCCCCGACGGGGCATGAAAGAGATTGTGCTTGGTTCTGAGCTTCTGGCCAAACTGGATAAAGGAGTGGGGGAAAAGGTTACGGTTTTATATACCACATCATTTAATTCATTTCAGGCCACTACCTTTAAAATTGTAGGGCGGATTGAAAGTGGATTAAAACTTTTGAATGAGACTGTTTTTATGGTTCCCCTTGATGTGGCTCAAAAGGCCCTTTATATGCCGGACCAGGCTACTGAACTACTGCTGGTGACTCCGGATTTAAACAGGGCAGGTGAATATCTCCCCGGTATCAGGAAAGTCTTTGAGAGGCAGGGTGGACTGAACAATTATGCCATCCGGGCCTGGGATGATTCCAGTGGTATGATCAGGTTGATGAAAATGGCTGAAAACATTTATAATGTGATTTATGTTTTCCTGGTAGTTTTAGCGAGTTTTGTGGTTATTAATTCAATGATTATGATTGTTAAGGAGAGAACCCGGGAGATTGGAATGATGTCTGCCCTGGGACTGGGGAAAAGGCAGATACTGCAGCTTTTCGTTCTTGAAGGTGGAGTTATGGGTGTGGTCGGTAGTTTTATCGGGGCTTTACTGGGTGGTTTAATTACCAGAGTGGTGGCGGTGACAGGAATTGATTACACCAAAGCCCTGGAAGGAATGGGAGAAGATATTTTGATGCGTCCGGTAATCTATCCCGTCTTCTCTTTTGACAATATGATATTTGCCTTTGTCCTGGGTGTTGTAGTTACTTCCCTGGCGTGCCTTATTCCGGCCAGGAGGGCAGCCCGTCTTAAGCCAACTGAAGCCCTGCGTGAAATATAG